A section of the Flavobacteriales bacterium genome encodes:
- a CDS encoding DUF5106 domain-containing protein, whose protein sequence is MRIPTALLLTTLPLAGLLAQEQRRLEFRITGAEKDTVFLANYYGNKLYYADTAVADAKGAVLFNRPEGYKAGVYAVVVKGPKYFEFIVNEPEVRMRTSAADLMGAMAVDKSQENGLFFGYIRFLNGRKQQGDSLRTLLNDATDPLRRSVLKGRLEELDKEVRAYQADLVAKAPGSLVAAIVRMSMPVDLEKPKLPDGRVDSIAAYYQYREHYWDHVDLKDPRIIHTPVFQNKFDEYIGAVVPQIPDTIIKLADDLIGRLGPSEDLFRFVVHGITYKYETSDIMGMDAVFVHMALTYYCPKAGGNSKAFWMSEEKLKKLCERAQKQAPLVIGARSSEIILPDTTEQVWKSLHKLPNDYVLLVFWDPHCGHCKKELPVIYTSYRDTLRPMGIEVYSVAKATDQKLFDDWKAFIREHKMDWVNVGLTHTVYEEAKKDPYKYIPKLTTLQSLNYADTYDVYATPKFFLIGPDRKIVGKQLNPTQVADLVKRLRERDKAAAKP, encoded by the coding sequence ATGCGCATCCCCACCGCACTGCTGCTCACCACCCTGCCCCTGGCCGGCCTGCTGGCCCAGGAACAGCGCCGACTGGAGTTCCGCATCACCGGCGCCGAGAAGGACACGGTCTTCCTGGCGAACTACTACGGCAACAAGCTCTACTACGCCGACACCGCCGTGGCCGACGCCAAAGGTGCCGTCCTCTTCAACCGCCCCGAGGGCTACAAGGCCGGCGTGTATGCCGTGGTGGTCAAGGGCCCCAAGTACTTCGAGTTCATTGTGAACGAACCGGAGGTGCGCATGCGCACTTCCGCTGCCGACCTGATGGGCGCCATGGCCGTGGACAAGAGCCAGGAGAACGGCCTCTTCTTCGGCTACATCCGCTTCCTGAACGGCCGCAAGCAACAGGGCGACAGCCTGCGCACCCTGCTGAACGACGCCACGGACCCGCTCCGCCGCAGCGTGCTGAAGGGGCGCCTGGAGGAACTGGACAAGGAGGTGCGCGCCTACCAGGCCGACCTGGTGGCCAAGGCCCCGGGCTCGCTGGTGGCCGCCATCGTTCGGATGAGCATGCCCGTGGACCTGGAGAAGCCCAAACTGCCCGACGGCCGGGTGGACAGCATCGCCGCCTACTACCAGTACCGTGAGCACTACTGGGACCACGTGGACCTGAAGGACCCGCGCATCATCCACACCCCGGTCTTCCAGAACAAGTTCGATGAGTACATCGGTGCGGTGGTGCCCCAGATCCCGGACACCATCATCAAGCTCGCCGACGACCTCATCGGCCGCCTGGGCCCGAGCGAGGACCTCTTCCGCTTCGTGGTGCACGGCATCACCTACAAGTACGAGACCAGCGACATCATGGGCATGGACGCCGTGTTCGTGCACATGGCGCTGACCTACTACTGCCCCAAGGCGGGCGGCAACAGCAAGGCCTTCTGGATGAGCGAGGAGAAGCTCAAGAAGCTCTGCGAACGCGCCCAGAAGCAGGCCCCCCTGGTCATCGGCGCCAGATCCAGCGAGATCATCCTGCCCGACACCACCGAGCAGGTGTGGAAGAGCCTGCACAAGCTGCCCAACGACTATGTGCTGCTGGTGTTCTGGGACCCCCACTGCGGCCACTGCAAGAAGGAGCTGCCGGTGATCTATACCAGCTACCGCGACACCCTGCGCCCCATGGGCATCGAGGTGTACAGCGTCGCCAAGGCCACGGACCAGAAGCTGTTCGACGACTGGAAGGCCTTCATCCGCGAGCACAAGATGGACTGGGTGAACGTGGGCCTCACCCACACCGTGTACGAGGAGGCCAAGAAGGACCCCTACAAGTACATCCCCAAGCTCACCACCCTGCAGAGCCTCAACTACGCCGACACCTACGACGTGTACGCCACCCCCAAGTTCTTCCTCATCGGTCCAGACCGGAAGATCGTGGGCAAGCAGCTCAACCCCACCCAGGTGGCCGACCTGGTGAAACGGCTGCGCGAACGGGACAAGGCGGCGGCGAAGCCCTAG
- a CDS encoding peptide chain release factor 3: MGLHEEIERRRTFAIISHPDAGKTTLTEKFLLYGGAIQTAGAVKNNKIRKGAASDFMEIERQRGISVSTSVMTFHYAGKLVNLLDTPGHKDFAEDTYRTLTAVDSVILVVDCVKGVEEQTRRLMEVCRMRHTPVMVFINKLDLEGRDPFDLLDELERELRIKVTPLSWPIGIGHTFQGVYDLYDKDLRLFEEVKTKVEGAAVHIDDLADPRLDTQLGADAAGQLRQDVELVEGVYGALDLDDYLAGRRAPVFFGSAFNNFGVKEVLDTFVRIAPPPQPRPTDQGEVSPEDKAFSGFVFKIHANLDPNHRDRIAFLRVCSGRFQRNTYYHHVRLEKQLRFATPTNFLAAQKTIVDEAWPGDVIGLFDTGNFKIGDTLTDGARFHFRGIPAFSPELFRELVNMDPMKSKQLEKGIRQLTDEGVAQLFVQQPGNKKIVGCVGDLQFEVIAYRLEHEYGAKCAFQSIQAHKACWLTATDPEALDRFIRVKAQQVVQDKDGNPVFMAPTAYILDLERRENPAITFHTTSEFKTAVAS; encoded by the coding sequence ATGGGCCTTCACGAGGAGATCGAACGCCGGCGCACCTTCGCCATCATCAGCCACCCCGACGCCGGGAAGACCACCCTGACGGAGAAGTTCCTGCTCTATGGCGGCGCGATCCAGACCGCCGGGGCGGTGAAGAACAACAAGATCCGCAAGGGCGCCGCAAGCGACTTTATGGAGATCGAGCGCCAGCGCGGCATCAGCGTCAGCACTTCGGTGATGACCTTCCACTATGCCGGCAAGCTGGTGAACCTGCTGGACACCCCCGGCCACAAGGACTTCGCCGAGGACACCTACCGCACCCTGACCGCCGTGGACAGTGTGATCCTGGTGGTGGACTGCGTGAAGGGCGTGGAGGAACAGACCCGGCGGCTGATGGAGGTGTGCCGCATGCGCCACACCCCCGTGATGGTCTTCATCAACAAGCTCGACCTGGAGGGCCGCGACCCCTTCGACCTGCTGGACGAGCTGGAGCGGGAGCTGCGCATCAAGGTGACCCCGCTGAGCTGGCCCATCGGCATCGGCCACACCTTCCAGGGGGTCTACGACCTGTACGACAAGGACCTGCGGCTCTTCGAGGAGGTGAAGACCAAGGTGGAGGGCGCTGCGGTGCACATCGACGACCTGGCCGATCCGCGGCTGGACACCCAGCTCGGCGCCGATGCCGCCGGCCAGCTGCGGCAGGACGTGGAGCTCGTGGAGGGTGTATACGGTGCGCTGGACCTCGATGACTACCTCGCCGGGCGGCGGGCACCGGTGTTCTTCGGCAGCGCGTTCAACAACTTCGGGGTGAAGGAGGTGCTGGACACCTTCGTGCGCATCGCGCCGCCGCCACAGCCCCGCCCCACCGACCAAGGGGAGGTCTCCCCGGAGGACAAGGCCTTCAGCGGGTTCGTGTTCAAGATCCACGCGAACCTCGACCCCAACCACCGCGACCGCATCGCCTTCCTCCGGGTATGCAGCGGACGCTTCCAGCGCAACACCTACTACCACCATGTGCGGCTGGAGAAGCAGTTGCGCTTCGCCACGCCCACCAACTTCCTCGCCGCGCAGAAGACCATCGTGGACGAGGCCTGGCCCGGTGATGTGATCGGCCTGTTCGACACGGGCAATTTCAAGATCGGCGACACGCTCACCGACGGTGCGCGCTTCCATTTCCGCGGCATCCCCGCCTTCTCACCCGAGCTGTTCCGCGAGCTGGTGAACATGGACCCCATGAAGAGCAAGCAGCTGGAGAAGGGCATCCGCCAGCTCACCGATGAAGGGGTGGCCCAGCTCTTCGTGCAACAGCCCGGCAACAAGAAGATCGTGGGCTGCGTGGGCGACCTGCAGTTCGAGGTGATCGCCTACCGGTTGGAGCACGAATACGGCGCGAAGTGCGCGTTCCAGTCCATCCAGGCGCACAAGGCCTGCTGGCTCACGGCCACCGACCCTGAGGCGCTGGACCGCTTCATCCGGGTGAAGGCCCAGCAGGTGGTGCAGGACAAGGACGGCAACCCGGTCTTCATGGCACCCACGGCCTACATCCTGGACCTGGAGCGGCGCGAGAACCCGGCCATCACCTTCCACACCACCAGCGAGTTCAAGACGGCCGTGGCCTCCTGA
- a CDS encoding PQQ-dependent sugar dehydrogenase — MDQRSLLAGALLLACLPIGAQNPVELQLVPWANGLSQVVDLAHAGDSRLFAVRRQGLITIISDSMTVVSQPFLNITTAVNDQAGEQGLLGLAFDPDHANNGFFYVHYTAGTGNGISRISRWRVSNDPDSADTASEEVLYEWPQPFSNHNGGDLDFGPDGMLYVTFGDGGDGGDPLNNAQDLSDPLGDIIRIDVSDPDTTWTVPPDNPWAGLNNDTLPEIWASGLRNPYRFGFDRLTGDLWIGDVGQNAWEELDFWPAGDNSGPNFGWRCYEGDSPFNTGGCQGMSTYEFPVSVHENIATGGTWCSAIGGRVYRGTTYPRLVGRHIYTDYCAGEFWMLTPDGQGGWVDELGLASGTQGYVVIAEDVVGELYAGNTSNGQVRKIVDRCPMDPPSISFDGAVLSSTVANDYQWFLDGSPISGATGQTWAPTTNGLYYVVGGFANNCELRSDSIQVLTIGLEEAAGTALRVYPQPVEDELVVEWTAIAAGESWQLVDALGRELLSGGWPAGRTVARIDVRGIAPGPAVLRLIDAEGRTRASRPVLVR; from the coding sequence ATGGACCAACGATCCCTCCTGGCCGGCGCGCTGCTGCTGGCCTGCCTGCCCATCGGGGCCCAGAACCCGGTCGAACTGCAACTTGTGCCCTGGGCCAATGGCCTCAGTCAGGTGGTGGACCTGGCCCACGCCGGTGACAGCCGCCTGTTCGCGGTGCGCCGCCAGGGGCTCATCACCATCATCAGCGACAGCATGACGGTGGTGTCGCAGCCCTTCCTGAACATCACTACCGCGGTGAACGACCAGGCCGGTGAGCAGGGGCTGCTGGGCCTGGCCTTCGACCCGGATCACGCCAACAACGGCTTCTTCTATGTGCACTACACGGCCGGCACGGGGAATGGCATCAGCCGCATCAGCCGGTGGCGGGTGAGCAACGACCCGGATTCCGCCGACACGGCCAGCGAAGAGGTGCTGTACGAATGGCCCCAGCCCTTCAGCAACCACAACGGCGGTGATCTGGACTTCGGGCCGGATGGGATGCTGTACGTCACCTTCGGCGATGGAGGCGACGGGGGCGACCCGCTGAACAATGCGCAGGACCTGAGCGATCCGCTGGGCGATATCATCCGCATCGACGTCAGCGATCCGGACACCACTTGGACGGTTCCTCCGGACAACCCGTGGGCGGGCCTCAACAACGATACGCTGCCCGAGATCTGGGCGAGCGGGCTGCGCAACCCGTACCGCTTCGGCTTCGACCGGCTCACGGGCGACCTGTGGATCGGGGACGTAGGCCAGAATGCCTGGGAGGAGCTCGACTTCTGGCCCGCGGGTGACAACAGCGGCCCCAACTTCGGCTGGCGCTGCTACGAGGGCGACTCGCCCTTCAATACGGGCGGATGCCAGGGCATGTCCACCTATGAGTTCCCGGTGAGCGTGCATGAGAACATCGCCACGGGCGGCACTTGGTGCAGCGCCATCGGTGGCCGGGTGTACCGCGGCACCACGTATCCCCGCCTGGTGGGCCGGCACATCTACACGGACTATTGTGCCGGCGAGTTCTGGATGCTGACCCCCGACGGCCAGGGAGGTTGGGTGGATGAACTGGGCCTGGCCAGTGGCACCCAGGGCTACGTGGTGATCGCCGAGGATGTGGTCGGCGAACTCTACGCGGGCAACACGAGCAATGGCCAGGTGCGCAAGATCGTGGACCGCTGCCCGATGGACCCGCCCAGCATCAGCTTTGACGGGGCCGTGCTGAGCAGCACCGTCGCGAACGACTACCAGTGGTTCCTCGACGGCAGCCCGATCAGTGGGGCCACGGGGCAGACCTGGGCGCCGACGACCAATGGACTGTACTACGTGGTGGGCGGTTTCGCGAACAACTGCGAGCTGCGGTCGGACAGCATCCAGGTGCTCACCATCGGCTTGGAGGAGGCGGCCGGCACCGCCCTTCGGGTCTATCCGCAACCGGTGGAGGACGAACTGGTGGTGGAGTGGACGGCGATCGCTGCTGGTGAAAGCTGGCAGCTGGTGGATGCCCTGGGTCGCGAGCTCCTGAGCGGTGGCTGGCCCGCCGGTCGCACCGTCGCACGGATCGATGTGCGCGGGATCGCCCCGGGGCCGGCCGTGCTCCGCCTCATCGACGCTGAAGGCCGCACGCGCGCCAGCCGCCCCGTGCTGGTCCGCTAA
- a CDS encoding lamin tail domain-containing protein, translated as MSHMTQPARMAPLLTAFLAAGALSAQTVFINEIHYDDASGDSGEGVEIAGPAGTDLTGWTIIPYNGSGGANYTPIGTLSGTIPDLGGGYGVVWTPISGLQNGSPDGVALVNGSSVVIQFLSYEGSFTATAGAANGQTSTDIGVSEPGNVEGQSLQLTGTGTVYGNFTWAAQATATPGAFNNGQSFSVPSCGITIGTVTATCNSTNPGPGDTYDLSIAYSGVQAGITVVNNSVTGSVGGDDPAAVSNGTIVVSGISDADAYSVTFTAPCDAITVSGPAPTCEPPLDYTVLLINEVDYDQDGTDALEFVEIKNTGAVALDLAGVKVQLINGSNGLPYATFTLPSFSLAAGDYYVICGTGSAVANCDLQVSPATNLIQNGAPDGVALLDPANTLLDAMTYEGDIVGYTEGSGVGLEDNPALIPSYEQQGLSRFPDGVDTDQNNVDFSLRCVTPGEANIATNQFCLCEPPTFTVNPVCVDDFTWDIVVNVTDLGSSAAVDIFNDLNFDFESAVGTGVYTIGTFNNLDLVSITVTHDTYAQCNVTIGSITEDCTPPPPCTENEMELTINTDTYPDEITWVIQEAGGGPTVCSGGPYFQQLSTITEACCLPNGCYELVMFDGFGDGIDAPGGYILADATGQRVLDSDGTYNATGSANNPFCVPVGFDRPIFQQCDKEDWLPNDVIVATENPDVSAEWTVGDQTDDGYQFWFFDADGGYSRRIFRNHATSGGFGPANATRACHLKLSSIVTLPLPTNRLLNVRIRSRVNGVDNEFGPACRFRIPSPAITCPATKLIDNPNNANFSCGVTREFGSSDKVHCYPVAGATHYRFRFEADGGGFVRQITITSTNLLLNWATLPLLDGVTYAVTVQASLDNAASFCPAGDVCEVTIGAPVEFRTGTLLESGSPAFAVFPNPNDGNSLAIRLSDLGATTTNAVLDVIDGQGRLVLSTGLAVQAGRVERTIAMDQQLPTGLYVVRLTAGDRVLTERLVVRR; from the coding sequence ATGAGCCACATGACCCAACCGGCACGGATGGCACCGTTGCTGACGGCCTTCCTAGCGGCCGGTGCACTTTCGGCGCAGACCGTCTTCATCAACGAGATCCACTACGACGACGCCAGCGGCGACAGCGGGGAAGGCGTGGAGATCGCCGGCCCGGCCGGCACCGACCTCACCGGATGGACGATCATCCCCTATAATGGCTCGGGCGGCGCCAACTACACCCCCATCGGCACGCTGAGCGGGACGATCCCCGATCTGGGCGGCGGCTATGGCGTGGTCTGGACCCCGATCAGCGGCCTTCAGAACGGCTCGCCCGACGGTGTGGCCCTGGTGAACGGCAGCAGCGTGGTGATCCAGTTCCTGAGCTACGAGGGAAGCTTCACCGCCACCGCCGGCGCGGCCAATGGTCAGACCAGCACGGATATCGGTGTGTCCGAACCCGGTAACGTCGAAGGCCAGTCGCTTCAGCTCACCGGCACAGGCACGGTCTATGGCAACTTCACGTGGGCCGCGCAGGCCACCGCCACCCCCGGCGCCTTCAACAACGGCCAGAGCTTCTCGGTCCCGTCGTGTGGCATCACGATCGGCACGGTTACAGCCACCTGCAACAGCACCAACCCCGGCCCGGGCGACACTTACGACCTCAGCATCGCATACTCCGGCGTTCAGGCCGGCATCACCGTGGTGAACAACAGCGTTACTGGCAGTGTGGGCGGGGACGATCCCGCTGCCGTGTCCAACGGCACCATCGTGGTGAGCGGCATCAGCGACGCGGACGCCTACTCGGTGACCTTCACCGCACCGTGTGATGCGATCACTGTTAGTGGTCCGGCGCCCACCTGCGAACCGCCGCTGGACTACACCGTGCTGCTGATCAATGAGGTGGACTACGACCAGGACGGGACCGACGCCTTGGAATTCGTCGAGATCAAGAACACGGGTGCGGTGGCCCTGGACCTGGCCGGGGTGAAGGTGCAGTTGATCAACGGGTCCAACGGCCTGCCCTACGCCACCTTCACGCTGCCGAGCTTCTCGCTGGCCGCCGGTGACTACTATGTGATCTGTGGCACCGGCAGTGCCGTGGCCAACTGCGACCTCCAGGTGAGCCCGGCCACCAACCTCATTCAGAACGGCGCCCCTGACGGCGTGGCCTTGCTCGATCCGGCGAACACCCTGCTCGATGCCATGACCTATGAGGGCGATATCGTTGGATACACCGAAGGAAGCGGCGTGGGGCTGGAGGACAACCCCGCCCTGATCCCCAGCTACGAGCAGCAGGGCCTGTCCCGCTTCCCGGACGGCGTGGACACCGACCAGAACAATGTGGACTTCAGCCTGCGCTGCGTGACCCCCGGTGAGGCGAACATCGCCACCAACCAGTTCTGCCTCTGCGAGCCCCCCACCTTCACCGTGAACCCGGTGTGCGTGGATGACTTCACGTGGGACATTGTAGTGAACGTGACCGATCTGGGCAGCAGCGCCGCGGTGGACATCTTCAACGACCTCAACTTCGACTTCGAATCGGCCGTCGGCACCGGGGTGTACACCATCGGCACCTTCAACAACCTGGACCTGGTGTCCATCACCGTGACGCACGACACCTACGCCCAATGCAACGTCACCATCGGCAGCATCACCGAGGACTGCACGCCTCCCCCGCCCTGCACGGAGAACGAGATGGAGTTGACGATCAACACGGATACCTATCCGGATGAGATCACCTGGGTGATCCAGGAGGCCGGCGGAGGCCCCACGGTGTGCTCCGGCGGCCCCTACTTCCAGCAGCTCAGCACGATCACCGAGGCCTGCTGCCTGCCCAACGGCTGCTATGAACTGGTGATGTTCGACGGCTTCGGCGACGGCATCGATGCACCCGGCGGTTACATCCTGGCCGACGCAACGGGCCAGCGCGTGCTGGACAGCGATGGCACCTACAACGCCACCGGCTCGGCCAACAACCCCTTCTGCGTGCCGGTGGGCTTCGACCGGCCCATCTTCCAGCAGTGCGACAAGGAGGACTGGCTGCCCAACGACGTGATCGTGGCCACCGAGAACCCGGACGTGAGCGCGGAGTGGACCGTGGGTGACCAGACCGATGACGGCTACCAGTTCTGGTTCTTCGATGCCGATGGAGGCTACAGCCGCCGCATCTTCCGCAACCACGCCACCAGCGGCGGGTTCGGTCCGGCCAACGCCACCCGCGCCTGCCACCTGAAACTGAGCAGCATCGTCACCCTGCCCCTGCCCACCAACCGCCTGCTCAACGTGCGCATCCGCAGCCGTGTGAACGGGGTGGACAACGAGTTCGGTCCCGCCTGCCGGTTCCGCATCCCCAGCCCGGCCATCACCTGCCCGGCCACCAAGCTCATCGACAACCCCAACAACGCCAACTTCTCCTGCGGGGTGACGCGTGAGTTCGGCAGCTCCGACAAGGTGCACTGCTATCCGGTGGCGGGCGCCACGCACTACCGCTTCCGGTTCGAAGCGGACGGCGGCGGCTTCGTGCGCCAGATCACCATCACCAGCACCAACCTGCTGCTGAACTGGGCCACCCTGCCATTGCTGGACGGCGTCACCTATGCGGTGACCGTTCAGGCGAGCTTGGACAATGCGGCCTCCTTCTGCCCGGCCGGTGATGTGTGCGAGGTCACCATCGGCGCCCCGGTGGAGTTCCGCACCGGCACCCTTCTCGAGAGCGGTTCTCCCGCCTTCGCCGTCTTCCCCAACCCGAACGACGGCAACAGCTTGGCGATCCGCCTCAGCGACCTCGGTGCCACCACGACCAACGCCGTGCTTGACGTCATCGACGGGCAGGGCCGCCTGGTGCTGTCCACCGGGCTTGCCGTGCAGGCCGGCCGCGTGGAACGGACCATCGCCATGGACCAGCAGCTGCCCACCGGCCTCTATGTCGTGCGCCTCACGGCGGGTGACCGTGTGCTGACCGAGCGCCTTGTGGTGCGCCGCTGA
- a CDS encoding choice-of-anchor J domain-containing protein: MRIAIALVASLLGAAAAGQTVLYTENFETAPTFTLNTTDVGSISGGANTWLINSTYAGGNGDVDCSGFTVTFTIPSTAGQPGGIQPANGNYLHTASTEAVADGITCCSFAAADGFCTDPGNHFARMSTDISTLGQTDVTLSFWWLCNGGNQNYGEVYYSTNGGSSWNLITTPISQYRNQPTWTQQSIMLPAFDNQATLRFGYRFVNGTSLFGGQDPGFGIDNIQVSAAGAQPNALTTTTVSPVQVCVGGTVQVVYTATGTWGGGNVFTAELSDASGSFAAPVAVGSIASTTPVPITATIPLGTLPGTGYRLRVTASTPATTGAPNVQDITISVGNNAGAGGNIFICKNTGLYTLLNELTGSPDNCGTWTGPNGNPFNGVFDSASDPGGCYTYMVACSVGCPADDTDLCITLIDGANAGQDASAAVCNADGAQSLFPFVVGGDLTGLFFDGTIPLVETPQAAGTYDLTYVVYGQGPCPNDTASLVLVVSDSAWAGAGGTVTFCADDPATALFGLLTDGPDQGGSWTDPNNLPFGGVFVPGVSPVGLYTYTVNAVAPCPADEAVLAVVVDPCLGVTEADGGQAGLRSWMEGNVLTLSWSFAGEPMIRILDAGGRAVPVEVEAVDPGQARVGIGSLAEGVYTVVLTDRAVRGAARFVITR, from the coding sequence ATGCGCATCGCCATCGCCCTTGTCGCCTCCCTGCTGGGGGCCGCCGCCGCAGGCCAGACCGTGCTCTACACGGAGAACTTCGAAACCGCGCCCACCTTCACGTTGAACACCACGGACGTCGGCTCCATCAGCGGTGGGGCGAACACGTGGCTCATCAACAGCACCTACGCGGGTGGCAATGGTGACGTGGACTGCAGCGGGTTCACGGTCACCTTCACCATTCCATCCACTGCGGGCCAGCCCGGGGGGATCCAGCCGGCCAATGGGAACTACCTCCACACGGCGAGCACGGAGGCCGTGGCCGATGGCATCACCTGTTGCTCCTTCGCCGCCGCCGATGGGTTCTGCACCGACCCCGGCAACCACTTCGCCCGCATGAGCACGGACATCAGCACGCTGGGCCAGACCGATGTGACGCTCTCGTTCTGGTGGCTCTGCAATGGGGGCAACCAGAACTATGGTGAGGTGTACTACAGCACCAACGGTGGAAGCAGCTGGAACCTGATCACCACGCCCATCAGCCAGTATCGCAACCAACCGACGTGGACCCAGCAGAGCATCATGCTGCCGGCCTTCGACAACCAGGCCACGCTGCGGTTCGGCTACCGCTTCGTGAACGGCACCTCGTTGTTCGGTGGACAGGACCCCGGCTTCGGTATCGACAACATCCAGGTGAGCGCGGCGGGTGCGCAGCCGAACGCGTTGACCACCACCACGGTGAGCCCTGTTCAGGTGTGCGTGGGAGGCACCGTCCAAGTGGTGTACACGGCCACCGGTACCTGGGGGGGCGGCAACGTGTTCACCGCGGAGCTCAGCGATGCGTCCGGGAGCTTCGCCGCTCCTGTCGCGGTGGGCAGCATCGCCTCCACCACTCCGGTCCCGATCACGGCCACCATCCCGCTGGGCACCCTGCCCGGCACCGGCTATCGCCTCCGGGTCACGGCGAGCACACCGGCGACCACGGGTGCGCCGAACGTCCAGGACATCACCATCTCGGTGGGCAACAACGCGGGTGCGGGTGGCAACATCTTCATCTGCAAGAACACAGGGCTGTACACCTTGCTGAACGAACTGACCGGCTCTCCGGACAATTGCGGCACCTGGACCGGTCCGAACGGGAACCCCTTCAATGGCGTGTTCGATTCGGCCAGCGACCCGGGCGGCTGTTACACCTACATGGTGGCCTGCAGCGTGGGTTGCCCGGCGGATGACACCGACCTGTGCATCACGCTCATCGACGGCGCCAATGCCGGGCAGGACGCCAGCGCGGCCGTGTGCAACGCCGACGGCGCCCAGAGCCTGTTCCCCTTCGTGGTGGGCGGGGACCTCACGGGTCTCTTCTTCGATGGGACGATACCCCTGGTGGAGACCCCGCAGGCGGCCGGCACGTACGACCTGACGTATGTGGTGTATGGCCAGGGACCATGTCCCAACGACACGGCCTCGCTGGTGCTGGTGGTGTCGGACAGCGCGTGGGCAGGTGCGGGTGGAACGGTGACGTTCTGCGCGGACGACCCGGCCACGGCGCTCTTCGGCCTGCTGACCGACGGTCCTGACCAAGGGGGCTCGTGGACGGACCCGAACAACCTGCCGTTCGGTGGGGTCTTCGTTCCAGGTGTCTCTCCGGTGGGTCTGTACACCTACACGGTGAACGCCGTGGCGCCCTGTCCGGCGGACGAGGCGGTGTTGGCCGTGGTGGTGGACCCGTGCCTTGGAGTGACCGAAGCGGATGGAGGCCAGGCCGGCCTTCGGTCGTGGATGGAAGGGAACGTGCTCACGCTATCGTGGTCGTTCGCAGGGGAGCCGATGATCCGGATCCTGGATGCGGGTGGGCGGGCCGTTCCCGTTGAGGTGGAGGCCGTTGACCCCGGACAGGCCCGGGTGGGCATCGGCTCCCTGGCCGAAGGGGTCTACACCGTGGTGCTGACCGATCGCGCGGTGCGGGGGGCGGCCCGCTTCGTGATCACTCGCTAG